From the genome of Phytohabitans rumicis, one region includes:
- a CDS encoding GNAT family N-acetyltransferase gives MEGERPVEPQRLDPPAELNKIQHFAIITTVSAIEKSVRSATAADMAAIASIYAHYVAHTVATFDEVAPTADDWRRKRDDLTGRGLPFLVALAGDEVAGFAYAGPFRPKPAYRHTVEDTIYLAPAYTGKGLGSTLLEAVLAGCAEAGARQVVAVIADTGSDASAALHRRFGFAEAGRLVNVGYKHARWIDTLLMQRPSNAHPAPARAQRGPRRSRLSPPIKGIRSWFDLQSTTVCPWSTQKSLIGGGRAGAGGKISGPCRMWATLCDALVEAGHIGHSPADRGAER, from the coding sequence ATGGAGGGTGAGCGCCCGGTCGAGCCGCAACGCCTGGATCCGCCGGCCGAGCTCAACAAGATCCAGCATTTCGCTATAATAACGACCGTGTCCGCTATAGAGAAATCAGTCCGGTCGGCCACGGCCGCCGACATGGCTGCGATTGCCTCGATCTACGCCCACTACGTCGCCCACACCGTGGCCACGTTCGACGAGGTCGCGCCCACCGCGGACGACTGGCGGCGCAAGCGCGACGACCTGACCGGGCGCGGCCTGCCGTTCCTGGTGGCGCTCGCCGGGGACGAGGTCGCCGGGTTCGCGTACGCCGGCCCGTTCCGGCCCAAGCCCGCGTACCGGCACACCGTCGAGGACACCATCTACCTCGCCCCCGCGTACACCGGAAAGGGCCTGGGCAGCACGTTGCTGGAGGCCGTGCTCGCCGGCTGCGCCGAGGCGGGCGCCCGGCAGGTGGTGGCCGTCATCGCGGACACCGGCAGCGACGCGTCCGCCGCCCTGCACCGCCGCTTCGGCTTCGCCGAAGCCGGCCGCCTGGTCAACGTGGGCTACAAACACGCCCGCTGGATCGACACCCTCCTCATGCAACGCCCCTCTAACGCCCACCCCGCGCCCGCCCGCGCCCAGCGCGGCCCCCGCCGATCAAGGCTTTCCCCGCCGATCAAGGGCATACGGTCGTGGTTTGATCTCCAATCCACGACCGTATGCCCTTGGTCGACGCAAAAGTCCTTGATCGGCGGGGGCCGGGCTGGGGCTGGGGGAAAAATCTCGGGGCCGTGTCGAATGTGGGCCACCTTGTGCGACGCCCTGGTAGAGGCTGGCCACATCGGGCACAGCCCAGCAGACCGAGGAGCGGAACGATGA
- a CDS encoding dihydrofolate reductase family protein, which produces MTKITTGATMSLDGYIADANHGGFEYLFQWYTAGDVEVPTGFPDMTFRVSPASAKHLHELQEQLGVLVCGRRLYDITNGWGGRHPMDKPVVVLSHSVPEGKPQEDENFVFVSAGIHAAIDKAKQIAGGKDVGVNGGTIAQQCLDAGLLDEVAVDLVPVILGSGIPFFGQLENAPVQLEGPISVVEGIGVTHLNYKVVPKK; this is translated from the coding sequence ATGACGAAGATCACGACCGGGGCCACGATGTCGCTGGACGGCTACATCGCCGACGCCAACCACGGCGGCTTCGAGTACCTCTTCCAGTGGTACACCGCGGGCGACGTCGAGGTCCCCACGGGCTTCCCGGACATGACGTTCCGGGTATCGCCGGCCAGCGCCAAGCACCTGCACGAGCTGCAGGAGCAGCTCGGCGTGCTGGTCTGCGGGCGCAGGCTGTACGACATCACGAACGGCTGGGGCGGTCGCCACCCGATGGACAAGCCGGTCGTGGTCCTCTCGCACAGCGTGCCGGAGGGCAAGCCGCAGGAGGACGAGAACTTCGTGTTCGTCTCCGCGGGCATCCACGCCGCGATTGACAAGGCCAAGCAGATCGCCGGTGGCAAGGACGTCGGAGTGAACGGCGGCACGATCGCCCAGCAGTGCCTGGACGCCGGCCTGCTGGACGAGGTCGCCGTCGACCTCGTGCCGGTGATCCTCGGCAGCGGTATCCCGTTCTTCGGGCAGTTGGAGAACGCGCCCGTGCAGCTCGAAGGCCCGATCTCCGTCGTGGAGGGCATCGGCGTCACGCACCTGAACTACAAGGTCGTACCGAAGAAATAG
- a CDS encoding helix-turn-helix domain-containing protein, with the protein MLDLVELGRRIQALRLDRALTLHALAGTASVSVSMLSSVERGQKAPTVVVLARIADGLGVPLAALVAEPDRDRVIVRRAADQDAVDEPGGWRRVILSPVVPGVNFEWIRSTLPVGCDAGDFPAYAAGSHEYVVVESGTLLLTVGDRAVELHAGDSVYFAADAVHGYANAGPTPCTYHVAALVMRPRRAR; encoded by the coding sequence ATGCTGGATCTTGTTGAGCTCGGCCGGCGGATCCAGGCGTTGCGGCTCGACCGGGCGCTCACCCTCCATGCGCTGGCCGGCACGGCGTCGGTGAGCGTGAGCATGCTCTCCTCGGTGGAACGCGGTCAGAAGGCGCCCACCGTCGTCGTGCTCGCCCGCATCGCCGACGGGCTGGGCGTACCCCTGGCGGCGCTGGTCGCGGAGCCGGACCGGGACCGGGTCATCGTGCGGCGCGCGGCCGATCAGGACGCGGTGGACGAGCCCGGCGGCTGGCGGCGGGTGATCCTGAGCCCGGTCGTGCCGGGCGTGAACTTCGAGTGGATCCGGTCCACCCTGCCGGTGGGCTGCGACGCCGGCGACTTCCCGGCCTACGCGGCCGGCTCCCACGAGTACGTCGTGGTCGAGTCCGGGACGCTGCTGCTGACCGTCGGCGACCGGGCCGTCGAGCTGCACGCGGGTGACTCGGTCTACTTCGCCGCCGACGCCGTCCACGGGTACGCCAACGCGGGCCCGACGCCGTGCACGTACCACGTCGCGGCGCTGGTCATGCGGCCGCGACGGGCGCGGTGA
- a CDS encoding cysteine desulfurase-like protein, translating into MPFDVHAVRAAYPALADGYAYLDGAAGTQVPQPVIDAIAEAYRRGIGNVGGAFPASHRSDGIVAECRAAVADLVGGQPDGVILGPNMTTLTYRLAYAIGRDWGPGDEVVVSRLDHDANVRPWVQAADRAGATVRWAEADTATGELGVEQYDALLGPRTRLVAVTAASNVLGTRPDVAAITAKARAAGALSYVDGVHASAHGPTDMVALGADFYATSAYKWSGPHIGAVVADPGLLETLRPDKLASSPDTVPARFETGTSPFADFAGVVAAVEHLAGLAGAVTGTRRERLLVSLAAAEEHERALFGTLLSGLESMAHVTTYGKPARRTATVYFTVAGRTPGEVAAHLAQRRVNVWNGHNYAWELTGALGIRDAGSAVRAGLVHYNNESDVNRLLEAVAGWTP; encoded by the coding sequence ATGCCCTTCGACGTACACGCGGTCCGCGCGGCCTATCCGGCGCTCGCGGACGGCTACGCCTACCTGGACGGCGCGGCCGGTACCCAGGTGCCGCAGCCGGTCATCGACGCGATCGCGGAGGCGTACCGGCGGGGGATCGGCAACGTCGGCGGGGCGTTCCCAGCCAGCCACCGCTCGGACGGCATCGTCGCCGAGTGCCGTGCCGCGGTCGCGGACCTCGTCGGCGGGCAGCCGGACGGCGTGATCCTCGGGCCCAACATGACCACCCTGACGTACCGGTTGGCGTACGCGATCGGGCGGGACTGGGGTCCGGGCGACGAGGTGGTCGTCTCCCGGCTCGACCACGACGCGAACGTGCGGCCGTGGGTCCAGGCCGCCGACCGCGCCGGGGCGACGGTGCGCTGGGCCGAGGCCGACACGGCGACCGGGGAGCTGGGGGTGGAGCAGTACGACGCGCTGCTCGGCCCGCGTACCCGGCTGGTGGCGGTGACCGCGGCGAGCAACGTGCTGGGCACCCGCCCGGACGTCGCCGCCATCACGGCGAAGGCGCGGGCCGCCGGCGCGTTGAGCTACGTCGACGGGGTGCACGCGAGCGCGCACGGCCCGACGGACATGGTCGCGCTGGGCGCGGACTTCTACGCGACCAGCGCCTACAAGTGGTCGGGTCCGCACATCGGCGCAGTCGTCGCCGATCCCGGGCTGCTGGAGACGCTCCGCCCCGACAAGCTCGCGTCGTCACCGGACACCGTCCCGGCGCGCTTCGAGACCGGTACGTCGCCGTTCGCCGACTTCGCCGGGGTGGTCGCCGCGGTCGAGCACCTGGCGGGGCTGGCCGGCGCGGTCACCGGCACCCGGCGGGAGCGGCTGCTCGTGTCCCTCGCCGCCGCCGAGGAGCACGAGCGCGCGCTCTTCGGCACCCTGCTGAGCGGGCTGGAGTCGATGGCGCATGTGACGACGTACGGCAAGCCTGCACGGCGCACCGCGACGGTGTATTTCACGGTCGCCGGCCGTACGCCGGGCGAGGTCGCCGCCCACCTCGCGCAGCGGCGGGTCAACGTGTGGAATGGACACAACTACGCCTGGGAACTCACCGGCGCGCTCGGGATCCGGGACGCGGGTAGCGCGGTGCGCGCCGGACTGGTGCATTACAACAACGAATCAGATGTCAATCGGCTGCTCGAAGCGGTCGCGGGGTGGACTCCCTGA